The Tripterygium wilfordii isolate XIE 37 chromosome 5, ASM1340144v1, whole genome shotgun sequence genome window below encodes:
- the LOC119998861 gene encoding cactin-like isoform X1, protein MGSHGKSSKSRREASSASKRTGRNRRERDDSESESYTESDDSDSRDSSPPRTSSKRREGSSRSGRRIRRRSSSRDRDSDDSSDSNDGRKKRTRSSRNVTEEEITEYLAKKAQRKAMKVAKKLKTQSVSGYSNDSNPFGDSNLNETFVWRKKIERDVVQGVPLDDFSVKAEKKRQRERMAEVEKVKKRREERALEKARHEEEMAMLARERARAEFQDWEKKEEEFHFDQSKVRSEIRLREGRTKPIDVLSKQLNGSDDLDIEINEPYMVFKGLTVKEMEELRDDIKMHLDLGRETPTHIEYWEALMVVCDWELAEARKKDALDRARVRGEAPPAELLAEERGLHSSIEADVRNLLQGKSHSELEALQVQIESQMRSGTAKVVEYWEAVLKRLHIYKAKACLKEIHAKMLRKYLQRLEHPLAAEEKLTTDNVLSPIAEESDHDVEDTETYSPEPMLREETEEAEREAGSFSPELLHGDENEEAIDPEEDRAILERKRMAVLEEQQRRIKEAMASKPTPPEDNFELKAMKAMGAVEEGDAMFGSSAEVNLDSQVYWWHDKYRPRKPKYFNRVHTGYEWNKYNQTHYDHDNPPPKIVQGYKFNIFYPDLVDKSKAPTYTIEKDGNSAETCIIRFHAGPPYEDIAFRIVNKEWEYSHKKGFKCTFERGILHVYFNFKRYRYRR, encoded by the exons ATGGGTAGTCACGGTAAGAGTAGCAAGAGCAGGCGCGAAGCCTCGTCGGCGTCGAAGAGAACTGGTCGAAATCGTCGAGAAAGAGATGATTCCGAATCCGAGTCATATACGGAGTCTGATGATTCAGACAGCCGCGATTCCTCCCCTCCTAGAACCTCCAGCAAGCGCAGGGAAGGTAGTAGCAGAAGTGGTCGCCGAATCCGGCGGCGAAGTTCCTCACGGGATCGGGACTCTGATGATTCCAGTGACAGCAATGACGGGCGCAAGAAGAGAACTAGGTCCTCGAGGAACGTCACTGAAGAAGAAATTACTGAGTATTTGGCCAAGAAAGCTCAGCGAAAG GCGATGAAAGTGGCCAAGAAGTTAAAAACACAGAGCGTTTCTGGTTATTCCAATGATTCAAACCCGTTTGGCGATTCCAATCTCAACGAGAC ATTTGTGTGGCGGAAGAAGATTGAGCGCGATGTTGTCCAAGGTGTGCCACTTGATGATTTCTCTGTTAAAGCTGAGAAGAAGAGACAAAGGGAGAGGATG GCTGAGGTAGAAAAggtcaaaaagagaagagaagaaagggcTCTTGAAAAAGCTAGGCATGAGGAAGAAATG GCCATGCTAGCTAGAGAACGTGCTCGGGCAGAATTTCAGGATtgggagaagaaagaagaggag TTCCATTTTGATCAAAGCAAAGTCAGGTCAGAGATTAGATTGCGTGAAGGCCGTACTAAGCCTATTGATGTTCTGTCCAAGCAACTTAATGGCTCAGATGATTTGGATATAGAAATTAATGAACCATACATGGTTTTCAAG GGCTTGACTGTAAAAGAGATGGAAGAGCTTCGGGATGACATCAAAATGCATCTAGATTTAGGCAGGGAAACACCAACACATATAGAATATTGGGAG GCATTGATGGTGGTTTGCGATTGGGAACTAGCTGAAGCACGTAAAAAGGATGCACTGGATCGAGCAAGGGTACGTGGAGAGGCCCCTCCTGCCGAATTGCTGGCAGAAGAAAGGGGTCTTCACTCTAGCATTGAAGCAGATGTCAGGAATCTCTTGCAAGGGAAGAGTCATAGTGAATTGGAGGCCTTACAAGTGCAAATTGAGTCCCAGATGCGTTCTGGAACTGCAAAAGTAGTTGAGTACTGGGAGGCTGTTCTTAAACGCCTCCACATATACAAGGCAAAG GCATGTTTGAAGGAGATTCATGCTAAAATGTTGCGCAAATATTTGCAACGTCTTGAGCATCCTTTGGCAGCTGAAGAGAAGTTAACAACTGATAATGTTTTAAGCCCAATAGCCGAGGAGAGTGACCATGATGTGGAAG ACACTGAAACATACTCTCCAGAACCTATGTTGAGGGAAGAGACTGAGGAGGCAGAAAGAGAGGCTGGGTCCTTTTCACCAGAACTTTTGCATGgcgatgaaaatgaagaagcaATCGATCCCGAAGAGGACAGAGCTATACTG GAGCGGAAACGTATGGCTGTGTTAGAAGAACAACAAAGACGGATTAAAGAAGCCATGGCTTCGAAGCCAACTCCACCAGAAGATAATTTTGAACTGAAGGCAATGAAAGCCATGGGAGCCGTGGAAGAAGGCGATGCAATGTTTGGATCTAGTGCCGAGGTGAACCTGGACTCACAG GTATATTGGTGGCATGACAAGTACCGACCAAGGAAGCCAAAGTACTTCAACCGTGTTCACACTGGATACGAATGGAATAAATACAATCAGACACATTATGACCACGACAATCCGCCTCCGAAAATTGTGCAAGGatataaatttaatatattCTATCCTGACCTTGTTGATAAGTCAAAAGCTCCAACTTATACTATTGAGAAGGATGGGAACAGTGCTGAGACTTGTATTATAAGGTTTCATGCTGGACCTCCTTATGAGGACATA GCATTTCGGATTGTAAACAAAGAATGGGAATACTCCCATAAGAAGGGGTTCAAGTGCACATTTGAACGTGGTATTCTACACGTTTACTTCAATTTCAAACGCTATCGCTACCGCCGTTGA
- the LOC119998861 gene encoding cactin-like isoform X2: MAEVEKVKKRREERALEKARHEEEMAMLARERARAEFQDWEKKEEEFHFDQSKVRSEIRLREGRTKPIDVLSKQLNGSDDLDIEINEPYMVFKGLTVKEMEELRDDIKMHLDLGRETPTHIEYWEALMVVCDWELAEARKKDALDRARVRGEAPPAELLAEERGLHSSIEADVRNLLQGKSHSELEALQVQIESQMRSGTAKVVEYWEAVLKRLHIYKAKACLKEIHAKMLRKYLQRLEHPLAAEEKLTTDNVLSPIAEESDHDVEDTETYSPEPMLREETEEAEREAGSFSPELLHGDENEEAIDPEEDRAILERKRMAVLEEQQRRIKEAMASKPTPPEDNFELKAMKAMGAVEEGDAMFGSSAEVNLDSQVYWWHDKYRPRKPKYFNRVHTGYEWNKYNQTHYDHDNPPPKIVQGYKFNIFYPDLVDKSKAPTYTIEKDGNSAETCIIRFHAGPPYEDIAFRIVNKEWEYSHKKGFKCTFERGILHVYFNFKRYRYRR, translated from the exons ATG GCTGAGGTAGAAAAggtcaaaaagagaagagaagaaagggcTCTTGAAAAAGCTAGGCATGAGGAAGAAATG GCCATGCTAGCTAGAGAACGTGCTCGGGCAGAATTTCAGGATtgggagaagaaagaagaggag TTCCATTTTGATCAAAGCAAAGTCAGGTCAGAGATTAGATTGCGTGAAGGCCGTACTAAGCCTATTGATGTTCTGTCCAAGCAACTTAATGGCTCAGATGATTTGGATATAGAAATTAATGAACCATACATGGTTTTCAAG GGCTTGACTGTAAAAGAGATGGAAGAGCTTCGGGATGACATCAAAATGCATCTAGATTTAGGCAGGGAAACACCAACACATATAGAATATTGGGAG GCATTGATGGTGGTTTGCGATTGGGAACTAGCTGAAGCACGTAAAAAGGATGCACTGGATCGAGCAAGGGTACGTGGAGAGGCCCCTCCTGCCGAATTGCTGGCAGAAGAAAGGGGTCTTCACTCTAGCATTGAAGCAGATGTCAGGAATCTCTTGCAAGGGAAGAGTCATAGTGAATTGGAGGCCTTACAAGTGCAAATTGAGTCCCAGATGCGTTCTGGAACTGCAAAAGTAGTTGAGTACTGGGAGGCTGTTCTTAAACGCCTCCACATATACAAGGCAAAG GCATGTTTGAAGGAGATTCATGCTAAAATGTTGCGCAAATATTTGCAACGTCTTGAGCATCCTTTGGCAGCTGAAGAGAAGTTAACAACTGATAATGTTTTAAGCCCAATAGCCGAGGAGAGTGACCATGATGTGGAAG ACACTGAAACATACTCTCCAGAACCTATGTTGAGGGAAGAGACTGAGGAGGCAGAAAGAGAGGCTGGGTCCTTTTCACCAGAACTTTTGCATGgcgatgaaaatgaagaagcaATCGATCCCGAAGAGGACAGAGCTATACTG GAGCGGAAACGTATGGCTGTGTTAGAAGAACAACAAAGACGGATTAAAGAAGCCATGGCTTCGAAGCCAACTCCACCAGAAGATAATTTTGAACTGAAGGCAATGAAAGCCATGGGAGCCGTGGAAGAAGGCGATGCAATGTTTGGATCTAGTGCCGAGGTGAACCTGGACTCACAG GTATATTGGTGGCATGACAAGTACCGACCAAGGAAGCCAAAGTACTTCAACCGTGTTCACACTGGATACGAATGGAATAAATACAATCAGACACATTATGACCACGACAATCCGCCTCCGAAAATTGTGCAAGGatataaatttaatatattCTATCCTGACCTTGTTGATAAGTCAAAAGCTCCAACTTATACTATTGAGAAGGATGGGAACAGTGCTGAGACTTGTATTATAAGGTTTCATGCTGGACCTCCTTATGAGGACATA GCATTTCGGATTGTAAACAAAGAATGGGAATACTCCCATAAGAAGGGGTTCAAGTGCACATTTGAACGTGGTATTCTACACGTTTACTTCAATTTCAAACGCTATCGCTACCGCCGTTGA